In one window of Prevotella fusca JCM 17724 DNA:
- a CDS encoding MarR family transcriptional regulator, which translates to MNNQCICKIRDILRLITAFEGSLQKQIGLNINEAMLLCLLSECEEPMLAGEIADEMGLTRSNASKVIASLEHDSLIRRRACSEDGRCQRFHITKHGLERLEQLHCESIRVPEELKSMM; encoded by the coding sequence ATGAACAACCAATGTATATGTAAGATTCGCGACATACTTCGTCTCATTACAGCTTTCGAGGGCAGCTTACAAAAGCAGATAGGCTTGAATATCAATGAAGCCATGTTGCTCTGCCTGCTCTCTGAATGTGAGGAGCCGATGCTGGCAGGCGAAATTGCTGATGAGATGGGACTGACACGGTCAAATGCCTCAAAGGTAATCGCCTCACTTGAGCATGACTCGCTCATCCGTCGCCGTGCCTGTTCGGAGGACGGTCGGTGTCAGCGGTTCCATATCACAAAGCATGGCTTGGAACGGCTGGAGCAGTTACACTGCGAGTCTATCCGTGTACCAGAGGAACTGAAATCGATGATGTAG
- the trxA gene encoding thioredoxin: protein MKRTATFVVAIMALTLTACKADSKAGKEAAQQRGSATATEQTEVNNQNDGKEKNMNVKEMNAEMFKQKVMDYEKNPKTWEFKGDKPAIIDFYATWCGPCKATAPVLEEVASEYAGKIDVYKVDVDKQRELAALFGIRSIPSILFIPKNGEPTMQSGAMNKPQFEEAIKSVLLK, encoded by the coding sequence ATGAAACGTACAGCAACATTCGTAGTAGCTATTATGGCACTCACACTGACAGCCTGCAAAGCAGATAGCAAGGCTGGCAAGGAGGCTGCACAACAGAGGGGCAGTGCTACGGCAACAGAACAAACAGAAGTTAATAACCAAAATGATGGAAAGGAAAAGAATATGAATGTAAAGGAAATGAACGCAGAAATGTTCAAGCAGAAAGTGATGGATTATGAGAAGAACCCAAAGACTTGGGAGTTCAAGGGTGATAAGCCTGCCATCATTGACTTTTATGCAACGTGGTGTGGTCCTTGCAAGGCAACGGCACCCGTTCTTGAAGAAGTAGCGAGTGAGTATGCCGGAAAGATTGATGTTTACAAGGTTGACGTTGATAAACAGCGTGAGCTGGCAGCTCTCTTCGGTATCCGTTCAATCCCATCAATACTCTTCATCCCGAAGAATGGCGAACCTACAATGCAGTCAGGTGCTATGAACAAGCCTCAGTTTGAGGAGGCTATCAAATCTGTCCTGCTGAAGTAA
- a CDS encoding DIP1984 family protein, giving the protein MKLAEALAIRKDKQKKIEQLKSRVLNNVRIQEGDIPSENPAELMGEMDACLKDLFALIFKINKTNMNTVSEGRTVTEMMAERDVLSMRVTALRDIFNKASESQDRYSRSEIKLVTTIDIKALGKQIDELSKRLRELDMKIQALNFTTELIE; this is encoded by the coding sequence ATGAAATTAGCAGAAGCATTGGCTATCCGCAAGGACAAGCAAAAGAAGATAGAACAGCTCAAAAGCAGAGTGTTGAACAATGTTCGTATTCAGGAGGGTGACATTCCTTCTGAAAACCCAGCGGAACTGATGGGGGAGATGGATGCTTGCTTGAAAGACCTTTTTGCTCTGATCTTCAAGATTAACAAGACGAATATGAACACCGTAAGCGAAGGGCGAACCGTTACAGAGATGATGGCAGAACGTGATGTGCTTTCTATGCGTGTCACTGCTCTTCGTGATATATTTAACAAGGCATCCGAGTCTCAAGACCGTTACAGCCGGTCGGAAATCAAACTGGTAACTACAATAGACATCAAGGCTTTGGGCAAACAGATTGACGAACTGTCTAAGCGACTACGCGAACTTGACATGAAGATTCAGGCTCTGAACTTCACAACCGAATTAATAGAGTAG
- a CDS encoding DUF2130 domain-containing protein, producing the protein MKELICPNCHKAFTVDEADYASIVNQVKNTAFNEEVDRRIAELREQHKAEQALATAKTEQSFQHQLSKKEIEIGAKDAEIERLKSEKENELTKLKSALSAEIEVLKTQLENIAAQKKNELTIALAEKDQQISRLNSTIEQNDSKLQLAIMEERNKAQKEVQAKDTEISQLRSAAELEKREAQLHEASLIQHHENELRMKQEQVDYYKDLKTKMSTKMVGETLEQHCSIEFDQYIRPMMPNAYFDKDNDASDGTKGDFIFRASEDGAEYISIMFEMKNEMDTTATKHKNEDFLKKLDDDRKKKGCEFAVLVSLLEADNELYNTGIVNKSHLYPKMYVIRPQFFVPFINLLVQTSKKSLEYKKQLILAQSKEVDVTNFESKIEDFKSKFGRHYELASKKFNDAIKDIDATITKLQKIREELVGSENYLRLSNQDTDDLTIRKLTYKNPTMKAKFDEARKNNQITME; encoded by the coding sequence ATGAAAGAATTAATATGCCCCAACTGTCATAAGGCATTCACTGTCGACGAAGCTGACTATGCCTCCATCGTTAATCAGGTTAAGAACACAGCATTTAATGAGGAAGTTGACCGTCGCATAGCAGAACTTCGTGAACAACACAAAGCAGAGCAAGCCTTGGCTACAGCTAAGACGGAACAGTCTTTCCAGCACCAACTCTCCAAGAAAGAGATTGAGATAGGTGCCAAGGATGCAGAGATTGAACGCCTGAAGAGTGAGAAAGAAAATGAACTCACAAAGTTGAAGAGTGCACTCTCGGCTGAGATAGAAGTTCTTAAAACACAGTTGGAGAATATCGCTGCACAAAAGAAGAACGAGTTGACTATTGCTTTGGCAGAGAAAGACCAGCAAATTTCAAGGCTCAACTCAACCATAGAACAGAATGACTCTAAGTTGCAGCTTGCGATTATGGAAGAGCGTAACAAAGCTCAGAAGGAAGTTCAGGCAAAGGATACGGAAATCTCTCAACTTCGTTCTGCTGCCGAACTGGAGAAGCGTGAGGCACAGCTTCACGAGGCATCACTCATCCAACACCATGAGAACGAACTTCGCATGAAGCAGGAACAGGTAGACTACTATAAAGACTTGAAAACCAAGATGTCTACCAAGATGGTTGGTGAAACACTGGAGCAACACTGTAGTATTGAATTCGATCAGTATATTCGCCCCATGATGCCTAATGCCTACTTCGATAAGGATAATGATGCAAGTGATGGCACAAAGGGTGATTTCATTTTTCGTGCTTCAGAAGATGGTGCAGAGTATATATCCATTATGTTTGAGATGAAGAATGAGATGGATACTACTGCCACCAAGCACAAGAATGAAGATTTCCTGAAGAAACTTGATGATGACCGCAAAAAGAAAGGCTGTGAGTTCGCTGTATTAGTCAGTCTTCTGGAAGCTGATAACGAGCTCTATAACACAGGAATCGTAAACAAGAGTCATCTCTATCCGAAGATGTATGTTATCCGTCCGCAGTTCTTTGTACCATTCATCAATCTACTTGTACAGACATCGAAAAAGAGTTTGGAGTATAAGAAGCAACTTATTCTTGCACAGAGTAAAGAAGTGGATGTCACCAACTTTGAAAGCAAGATAGAAGACTTCAAGTCCAAGTTCGGTCGTCATTATGAGCTTGCCTCCAAGAAATTCAATGATGCCATTAAGGATATTGATGCTACAATTACCAAACTTCAAAAGATACGTGAGGAACTTGTCGGTAGCGAGAACTATCTACGCCTATCCAACCAAGATACTGACGACCTCACCATACGCAAACTGACCTACAAGAATCCAACGATGAAAGCTAAGTTTGATGAAGCACGTAAGAACAATCAGATAACAATGGAATAA
- a CDS encoding serine protease: MKERMNMKLRTLILIIALVLGVSNSIFAQPGAVKKAANAAFTLTTFKADGSIQATSNGVCISADGIAVSPWKPFIGADKAVIIDAKGQKHDVECLLGANEIYDIAKFQVSGKTTAAPLASAVPAGEEVWVTPMTQSGSAVKANVSNVEKFMDKYNYSILASSATDKLNGSPVFNAKGQVVGLFNTSGDSQSATDANYAKDFILKGLSQNDMTLRQSGIRIGLPNTIEEAVVALMLSSEKPANVHEAVINDFIAKFPQANDGYYALANMQIGKGEIANADKTLQTAVAKVTAKDEAHYNYARLVYHNTVLPVLEENTKAAGWTLDKALDEIQKAQTVKANDAYRHLQAQIIFAKGDYAKAYSEFDALTKTKFNNSELYLEMAQSRQHLGATDQEILDLLNKSIELCDTPYVSTSAPYFYTRGQQLEKMGEYRKAVQDYYTYEYFNQGRLGAAFYYMREQCEVKGRMWQQALQDILIASRLDPKEALYPTEAGSLLLRLNKVDAAISAAQQAIQLDASQPDAHLILGIAQCESKQKEEGLKNIQKAKELGNAQADTFLQKYK, translated from the coding sequence ATGAAAGAAAGAATGAACATGAAACTGAGAACTTTAATTTTGATCATTGCCCTCGTACTGGGTGTTTCGAATAGCATTTTCGCTCAGCCTGGTGCTGTGAAGAAAGCAGCGAATGCTGCCTTTACATTGACAACCTTTAAAGCAGACGGCAGTATTCAGGCAACTTCAAATGGCGTTTGTATCAGTGCGGATGGTATTGCCGTAAGTCCTTGGAAACCCTTTATAGGGGCTGATAAAGCTGTTATTATTGATGCAAAAGGGCAGAAACACGACGTGGAATGTCTGCTTGGAGCCAATGAGATTTATGATATAGCAAAGTTCCAAGTGAGTGGGAAAACCACCGCTGCTCCTTTGGCAAGTGCCGTTCCTGCTGGTGAAGAAGTATGGGTTACTCCTATGACACAGAGTGGCAGCGCAGTAAAAGCTAATGTGTCAAATGTTGAGAAGTTCATGGATAAGTACAACTATTCTATTCTGGCTTCTTCTGCAACTGATAAGTTAAATGGTTCACCTGTCTTTAACGCTAAAGGACAGGTTGTCGGTCTGTTCAATACATCAGGTGATTCACAGAGTGCGACAGATGCAAATTATGCTAAAGACTTTATTCTGAAAGGATTGTCACAGAATGACATGACCCTTCGACAGAGTGGTATTCGCATAGGACTGCCCAACACCATCGAGGAAGCTGTTGTGGCTCTGATGCTCTCTTCTGAGAAACCAGCAAATGTTCATGAAGCTGTTATCAATGATTTTATTGCAAAGTTCCCACAAGCAAACGATGGGTACTATGCGTTGGCGAACATGCAGATTGGAAAGGGTGAGATAGCCAATGCTGACAAAACATTACAGACTGCTGTTGCGAAAGTTACGGCAAAGGATGAAGCACACTACAACTACGCCCGTCTTGTTTATCACAATACAGTTCTTCCCGTGCTTGAAGAGAATACCAAGGCAGCAGGATGGACACTTGATAAAGCCTTGGACGAAATTCAGAAAGCTCAAACTGTGAAAGCAAATGATGCCTATCGTCACCTTCAGGCACAGATTATCTTTGCAAAGGGTGATTATGCAAAAGCCTACAGTGAGTTTGATGCACTGACCAAGACTAAGTTCAATAATTCTGAACTTTATTTGGAGATGGCGCAGAGTCGTCAGCACTTGGGAGCTACTGATCAGGAAATTCTCGACTTGCTCAATAAGAGCATCGAACTTTGTGACACACCATACGTGTCAACTTCTGCACCTTATTTCTATACACGTGGTCAGCAGTTGGAGAAGATGGGGGAGTATCGTAAAGCGGTGCAGGACTATTATACGTATGAATATTTTAATCAAGGACGCCTTGGAGCAGCTTTTTATTATATGCGGGAACAGTGTGAAGTGAAGGGGCGCATGTGGCAGCAAGCCCTGCAGGATATCCTCATTGCATCACGACTTGACCCTAAAGAAGCATTATATCCAACAGAGGCTGGTAGCCTCCTCTTACGTCTGAACAAGGTAGATGCTGCTATCAGTGCTGCTCAACAAGCAATCCAGCTTGATGCATCTCAGCCTGATGCTCATCTTATTCTGGGTATTGCACAATGTGAAAGCAAACAGAAAGAAGAAGGTCTCAAGAATATTCAAAAGGCTAAGGAACTTGGCAATGCGCAAGCTGACACATTCCTACAGAAGTACAAATAA
- the recN gene encoding DNA repair protein RecN: MLKHLYIKNFTLIDQLDIAFHSGFSVITGETGAGKSIILGAIGLLLGNRADSRQIKQGEKKCTIEAHFDLSNYGFEPFFEEHDIDFEPDDTIVRRELTATGKSRAFINDTPVSLQMMRALGEQLIDIHSQHQNLLLQKDDFQLNVVDIIAQNNKELTAYRSAYQDYKEAERRLSEVKEQISKAQENEEFMRFQFSELDSAGLIEGRQEELEQESETLSHAEDIKTAFYEADNLLNDDDNGVIRKLGQSLDSLGNIEKVYPKAQELAQRLSSVHIELKDIAGEVGSEVENIDFDPSRLDNINQQLDLLNALEQKFHVSTEKELIDIRDNIAEQLKNIDNSDEELELLEQEVKTKLAACEKQAEKLTGLRRKAIKTVEEQMSSRLIPLGIPNVRFKVELSPKPLSLDGADKVQFLFSANTSTAMEPVAQVASGGEIARVMLSLKAMVSGAVKLPTIIFDEIDTGVSGKIAQKMALIMQEMGNNNRQVISITHLPQIAALGSSHYKVEKEETVEGTRSHMCELNKEQRVSEIAQMLSGADVSDAALQNARELLDLIKKK, from the coding sequence ATGCTGAAACATCTATATATAAAGAACTTCACATTAATAGACCAGCTGGATATTGCTTTCCACTCGGGGTTCTCGGTGATTACTGGTGAAACGGGTGCGGGAAAGAGTATTATCCTTGGTGCAATAGGTTTGCTGTTAGGCAATAGGGCTGATAGCAGGCAAATTAAACAAGGGGAGAAGAAATGTACGATTGAAGCTCATTTCGACCTCTCTAACTATGGCTTTGAGCCTTTTTTTGAAGAGCATGACATTGATTTTGAACCCGATGATACAATCGTCCGCCGTGAGTTGACGGCTACAGGCAAATCACGTGCTTTCATCAATGATACACCTGTATCACTTCAGATGATGCGTGCATTGGGCGAACAGCTTATAGATATTCACTCACAACATCAGAATCTGTTGTTGCAGAAGGATGATTTTCAGCTGAATGTTGTTGACATCATTGCCCAGAATAATAAGGAACTGACGGCTTATCGTTCAGCTTATCAAGACTATAAAGAAGCAGAACGACGCCTGTCAGAGGTGAAGGAGCAGATTTCCAAAGCACAGGAAAATGAAGAATTTATGCGTTTCCAGTTCAGCGAATTGGATAGTGCAGGGCTGATAGAAGGCAGACAGGAGGAACTGGAGCAGGAGAGTGAAACACTCTCTCATGCAGAAGATATCAAGACTGCTTTCTATGAGGCTGATAATCTGTTGAATGATGATGACAACGGAGTTATCCGCAAGCTGGGACAGAGTCTGGATAGCCTTGGAAACATCGAGAAGGTTTATCCAAAGGCACAGGAACTCGCACAACGCTTATCGTCAGTGCATATAGAATTAAAGGATATAGCAGGCGAGGTAGGTAGTGAAGTTGAGAATATCGACTTTGACCCCTCTCGTCTGGATAACATCAACCAACAGCTTGACCTTTTGAATGCACTTGAGCAGAAGTTCCATGTTTCTACAGAGAAAGAATTGATAGATATTCGTGATAATATAGCTGAACAGCTGAAGAATATTGATAACAGCGATGAGGAGCTGGAATTGCTGGAGCAGGAGGTAAAGACGAAACTGGCAGCCTGTGAAAAGCAAGCTGAGAAGTTGACGGGGCTCAGACGCAAGGCTATCAAGACTGTTGAGGAGCAGATGAGTAGCCGACTTATACCACTGGGCATCCCTAATGTTAGGTTTAAGGTTGAGTTGTCGCCTAAACCTTTGTCATTGGATGGTGCTGACAAGGTCCAGTTCCTTTTCTCTGCTAACACAAGTACGGCTATGGAACCAGTTGCACAGGTGGCTTCAGGTGGTGAGATTGCACGTGTGATGTTGTCATTGAAGGCTATGGTAAGTGGGGCTGTAAAGCTGCCAACGATTATCTTTGACGAGATTGATACAGGAGTGAGTGGTAAGATTGCTCAGAAAATGGCACTTATCATGCAGGAAATGGGTAATAACAATCGCCAGGTAATTTCTATTACTCATCTTCCACAAATTGCAGCTTTGGGTAGTTCACATTATAAAGTTGAGAAAGAGGAGACTGTAGAAGGAACTCGCAGCCACATGTGTGAATTGAATAAAGAACAGCGTGTAAGCGAGATTGCCCAGATGCTTTCGGGTGCTGACGTCTCTGACGCTGCTTTGCAGAATGCCCGTGAATTATTAGATTTAATCAAGAAGAAGTAA
- the porD gene encoding type IX secretion system protein PorD — MSLFLFSKGELSAQELNAKVTVNHNQIQGTDASVFENLQQTLEQFINTRQWTHYQFQRNERINCNFNITVNKYDPGSNMFTCSALIQANRPVYNAAYTSTLYNNQDGDFNFTFAQYDQIEFNEENIDNQLTALIAYYAYLIIGLDLDSFSPMGGEDILQRCMILTNNAQNLSFTGWKAFDNSRNRFAIINDYLDGAMKPFRQLQYDYYRTGLDEMANNAERGRTNITTALENGLKKAHENRPISMLPQIWTDYKKDELANIYKGKGTQKEKELVYDILFGINASQNITWEKIKQ; from the coding sequence ATGAGCTTGTTTCTGTTCTCTAAGGGAGAACTGTCTGCACAGGAATTGAATGCAAAAGTAACCGTGAATCATAATCAGATTCAAGGCACGGATGCATCGGTCTTTGAGAATCTACAGCAGACTTTGGAGCAGTTTATAAATACTCGTCAATGGACTCATTATCAGTTTCAAAGAAACGAACGTATAAACTGCAACTTTAATATTACCGTAAACAAGTATGACCCTGGTAGCAACATGTTCACCTGTTCTGCTTTGATACAGGCGAATCGCCCTGTGTACAATGCAGCTTATACTTCAACGCTCTACAATAATCAGGATGGTGACTTCAACTTTACCTTTGCTCAGTATGACCAGATTGAGTTCAATGAGGAGAATATCGATAACCAACTGACGGCATTGATAGCCTATTATGCTTATCTTATCATAGGATTAGATCTTGATTCTTTTTCCCCTATGGGGGGCGAAGACATCCTGCAACGTTGTATGATTCTGACGAATAATGCGCAGAACCTCAGTTTCACGGGGTGGAAGGCTTTTGATAATTCACGTAACCGCTTTGCTATTATCAACGATTATCTTGATGGAGCCATGAAACCTTTCCGTCAGTTGCAGTATGATTATTACAGAACAGGATTGGATGAGATGGCAAATAATGCTGAACGTGGCAGGACAAATATAACGACAGCCTTGGAGAACGGACTGAAGAAAGCGCATGAGAATCGTCCTATAAGTATGTTGCCACAGATATGGACAGACTATAAGAAAGATGAACTGGCTAATATTTATAAGGGAAAAGGTACGCAAAAGGAAAAGGAACTGGTCTATGACATTCTCTTTGGAATCAATGCCAGCCAGAATATTACATGGGAGAAAATCAAGCAATAG
- the coaBC gene encoding bifunctional phosphopantothenoylcysteine decarboxylase/phosphopantothenate--cysteine ligase CoaBC: MLKGKKIVLGITGSIAAYKSCLIIRELVKSGAEVQVVITPAGKEFITPVTLFALTNKPVVSEFFSQKNGTWNSHVDIGLWADAMVIAPCTAATLGKMANGVADNILVTTYLSMKAPVFIAPAMDLDMYKHPSTLRNIEALRSFGNHIIEAGSGFLASGLEGKGRMEDPENIVKVLDNFFSASDEKQSVTEDLKGKKILITAGPTYEKIDPVRFIGNYSSGKMGFALAEECSRRGAKVILVAGPVSLACSDSIQRVDVESCKEMYEVTIGEFPGCDAAILCAAVADFRPSEIAAHKIKREGDDLLLKLKPTQDIAATIGNMKGERQRIVAFALETDEEENNARKKLEKKNADFIVLNSTRIPGTTFQSDDNQITIINKEGRKSYAKKPKTEVARDIIDELVSVL, translated from the coding sequence ATGCTGAAAGGAAAGAAAATAGTATTAGGCATAACAGGTTCCATTGCGGCATATAAGAGTTGTCTTATTATCCGTGAACTGGTAAAGAGTGGAGCAGAAGTGCAGGTGGTCATTACGCCTGCTGGTAAGGAGTTTATAACCCCTGTCACACTGTTTGCACTGACAAATAAACCTGTTGTCAGCGAATTCTTCTCACAGAAAAACGGCACGTGGAACTCTCACGTTGACATCGGACTATGGGCAGATGCTATGGTCATTGCACCTTGTACTGCTGCAACGTTGGGAAAGATGGCGAACGGAGTAGCTGATAATATACTTGTCACTACTTATCTTTCAATGAAAGCACCGGTCTTCATTGCACCTGCAATGGATCTGGATATGTATAAGCATCCTTCAACATTGAGGAATATAGAGGCATTGCGTAGCTTTGGAAATCATATCATTGAGGCGGGTAGCGGTTTCCTTGCCAGTGGTCTGGAGGGGAAGGGTAGGATGGAGGATCCTGAGAATATTGTAAAGGTCTTGGATAACTTCTTCTCCGCTTCGGATGAGAAGCAATCTGTAACAGAAGATTTAAAGGGTAAAAAGATTCTTATTACGGCTGGTCCTACATACGAAAAGATAGACCCTGTACGTTTTATCGGTAACTATTCATCCGGTAAGATGGGCTTTGCCTTAGCTGAAGAATGCAGCCGACGCGGTGCAAAAGTAATTCTTGTAGCAGGTCCTGTAAGCCTTGCTTGTTCTGATAGTATTCAGCGAGTTGATGTTGAAAGCTGCAAGGAAATGTATGAGGTGACGATAGGGGAGTTTCCTGGATGCGATGCTGCGATACTCTGTGCTGCCGTAGCTGACTTCCGTCCCAGCGAGATTGCTGCTCATAAGATTAAGCGTGAGGGGGATGATTTGTTGCTAAAGCTGAAGCCGACACAGGATATTGCTGCAACTATAGGCAATATGAAGGGAGAGCGGCAGCGCATTGTAGCTTTCGCCTTGGAAACAGATGAAGAAGAGAACAATGCCCGAAAGAAACTTGAGAAGAAGAATGCTGATTTCATTGTGCTGAATTCAACAAGGATTCCGGGAACAACTTTCCAGTCGGATGATAACCAGATAACGATTATCAATAAAGAAGGTAGGAAGAGTTATGCTAAGAAACCAAAGACAGAAGTGGCTCGTGATATTATTGATGAGCTTGTTTCTGTTCTCTAA
- a CDS encoding 3'-5' exonuclease, whose translation MKLNLTKPLVIFDLETTGLDLVNDRIIQISFIKVYPDGKEERENIFINPGKSIPAEVTLLTGISDADVADAPTFKQKAKELTDRFTGCDFAGFNSNRFDVPMLAEEFLRAGVDFDFSKCRLIDAQNIYHKMERRNLAAAYKFYCGRKMEDDFEAHRADQDTEATWRVLQGELEMYAPGKQEEEDRVLNNDMDELAEFSRMNDFVDFAGRMIWCDMTDKDGNVLLDAAGKPRRHEVFNFGKYRGWDVAEVLHKDPGYYSWMLASDFTYNTKQVLTRIRLREFNNK comes from the coding sequence ATGAAACTGAATTTGACAAAGCCTTTGGTCATTTTTGACTTGGAAACTACAGGGCTTGACCTTGTTAACGACAGAATTATTCAGATTTCTTTCATCAAGGTTTATCCTGATGGAAAGGAAGAAAGAGAGAATATCTTTATCAATCCAGGAAAGTCGATACCTGCTGAAGTAACGCTGTTGACGGGTATTTCAGATGCTGACGTGGCTGATGCACCTACCTTCAAGCAGAAGGCAAAGGAGCTGACTGACAGGTTCACGGGCTGTGACTTCGCCGGATTTAACTCTAATCGCTTTGATGTGCCGATGCTCGCAGAGGAATTTCTGCGTGCAGGTGTTGACTTTGATTTCTCAAAGTGTCGTCTGATTGATGCACAGAACATCTATCACAAGATGGAACGTCGCAATCTTGCTGCTGCCTACAAGTTCTATTGTGGCAGGAAGATGGAAGACGACTTTGAGGCACACAGGGCTGACCAGGATACGGAAGCTACATGGCGTGTGCTGCAGGGTGAGCTTGAAATGTATGCACCTGGCAAGCAGGAGGAAGAGGATCGTGTGCTGAATAACGACATGGACGAGCTCGCCGAGTTCTCACGCATGAATGACTTTGTTGACTTTGCGGGTCGTATGATATGGTGTGATATGACTGACAAGGATGGCAATGTGCTGCTTGATGCTGCAGGGAAACCACGTCGGCATGAAGTATTCAACTTTGGTAAGTACAGAGGTTGGGATGTAGCTGAGGTATTACACAAGGATCCAGGATATTACAGTTGGATGCTTGCAAGTGACTTTACATACAACACAAAACAGGTGTTGACACGTATCCGTCTGAGAGAGTTCAATAATAAATAA
- the dnaN gene encoding DNA polymerase III subunit beta — translation MRFNLSSTALSSRLLTLSRVINSKNSLPILDCFLFEVHDGQLTITASDSENVMRGTLNLESCEGEGDFVVNNHTILDAVKELPEQPLTLDVNMDEMRIYVTYQNGSYNFPILGADEYPKAQSVSDNATTITLPAEKLSDSLTRSLFATAQDELRPVMNGVYFDLKEDCLAVVASDGHKLVRNKNFSIKSDNPAAFVLPKKPASLLKNVLSRDGGDVIIRFDDRSAEISFAEGNLACRLIEGKYPNYNSVIPQDNPNQVTIDRKSLIGALRRVLPFASDSSQLIRFHVSTGLLELNAEDIDFATSAKESVTCEYGGNPMSIGFKGSSMLDILNNLEGDDVIIQLADPSRAGVIVPGTQPENEDILMLIMPMLLSD, via the coding sequence ATGAGATTTAACCTTTCAAGCACTGCATTGAGCAGCCGGTTGTTGACTCTCTCTCGAGTAATTAACAGCAAGAATTCTCTGCCTATTCTGGATTGCTTCCTGTTTGAGGTTCATGACGGACAGCTTACAATTACGGCATCAGATAGTGAGAATGTCATGCGTGGAACATTGAATCTTGAGAGTTGTGAGGGCGAGGGCGATTTTGTAGTGAACAATCATACGATTCTTGATGCTGTGAAAGAACTCCCTGAGCAACCGCTCACACTGGACGTGAATATGGATGAGATGAGGATTTATGTTACCTATCAGAATGGTTCATATAACTTCCCGATTCTTGGTGCAGACGAGTATCCAAAAGCTCAGTCAGTATCTGATAATGCTACAACCATAACTCTACCGGCAGAGAAACTCTCAGACAGTCTGACACGTTCACTCTTTGCAACAGCACAGGACGAGCTTCGTCCTGTGATGAACGGTGTTTATTTTGACTTGAAGGAGGACTGCCTTGCAGTCGTAGCCAGTGATGGTCATAAGCTCGTGAGAAACAAGAATTTCTCTATCAAGAGTGATAATCCTGCTGCTTTTGTCCTTCCTAAGAAACCAGCATCATTGCTGAAGAATGTGCTTTCAAGGGACGGTGGTGACGTTATTATCCGCTTCGATGACCGTTCGGCAGAGATTTCTTTTGCTGAAGGAAACCTTGCCTGCCGCCTGATAGAAGGTAAATACCCTAATTACAACAGTGTAATCCCACAGGACAATCCTAATCAGGTTACGATTGACCGCAAGTCATTGATTGGCGCTTTGCGTCGTGTCCTGCCTTTTGCAAGCGACTCTTCACAGCTGATTCGTTTTCATGTTTCTACAGGTTTGCTTGAACTGAACGCTGAGGATATCGACTTTGCTACAAGTGCCAAGGAGAGTGTTACCTGCGAGTATGGCGGCAATCCTATGAGCATTGGCTTTAAGGGTTCAAGTATGCTTGACATCTTGAATAATCTTGAGGGTGATGATGTTATTATCCAGCTGGCTGACCCATCACGTGCAGGCGTAATCGTGCCAGGCACACAGCCGGAGAATGAGGACATTCTCATGCTGATTATGCCGATGTTGTTGAGCGATTAA
- a CDS encoding DUF3127 domain-containing protein, which translates to MDLQGKVIAVLPAREGTSARGPWKSQEYVIETYDQYPKKMVFNIFGADRIDQFAIKAGEEINVSFDIDAHEYNGRWFNNIRAWNIQRVDATAAMAGAPVAAAPVSPQPAPAAAPQATPFPPAQPEENSTDDLPF; encoded by the coding sequence ATGGATTTACAAGGAAAAGTAATCGCAGTCCTTCCTGCACGAGAAGGAACTTCTGCCAGAGGCCCATGGAAGTCACAGGAGTATGTTATTGAGACGTACGACCAGTACCCGAAGAAGATGGTTTTCAACATTTTTGGTGCCGACAGAATTGACCAGTTTGCCATCAAGGCTGGTGAAGAGATCAATGTCAGTTTCGACATTGATGCACATGAATACAACGGTCGTTGGTTCAACAACATCCGTGCATGGAACATCCAGCGCGTAGATGCTACGGCTGCAATGGCTGGCGCACCTGTTGCAGCAGCTCCAGTTAGCCCACAACCTGCTCCTGCAGCAGCTCCACAGGCAACTCCATTCCCTCCTGCACAGCCAGAGGAAAATTCCACAGATGACTTACCATTCTAA